The following coding sequences lie in one Cyanobacterium sp. Dongsha4 genomic window:
- a CDS encoding chromophore lyase CpcT/CpeT — protein MSKSTDVKGLARLMAADFSNQQQAWDNPPFFAHIRVCMRPLPESLLGGTSLFLEQAYDFLLNQPYRLRVFKIQAVDDHLELEHYKLKEEAEFYGASRNREKLKELTIDHLEKMNGCDMIAQWNESHFKGYIKPGKACIVVRKGKESYLDNSFEIDERKLISFDRGRDLVTDELLWGSVAGPFHFTRIESFAHEV, from the coding sequence ATGAGTAAATCAACAGATGTAAAAGGATTAGCCCGATTAATGGCGGCTGACTTCAGCAATCAACAACAGGCATGGGATAACCCCCCTTTTTTCGCTCATATTCGAGTTTGTATGCGTCCCCTTCCCGAATCTCTCCTCGGTGGTACAAGTCTTTTTCTTGAACAAGCCTACGATTTTCTCTTGAATCAACCCTATCGCTTAAGAGTATTTAAAATTCAAGCAGTAGATGATCATTTAGAATTAGAACACTACAAACTGAAAGAAGAAGCAGAATTTTATGGAGCTTCCCGTAATCGAGAAAAATTGAAAGAGTTAACTATTGACCATTTAGAGAAAATGAATGGTTGTGATATGATTGCCCAATGGAATGAAAGTCATTTTAAAGGCTACATCAAACCGGGTAAAGCCTGTATTGTAGTCAGAAAAGGTAAAGAATCCTATTTAGATAACTCCTTTGAAATTGATGAACGTAAACTAATTAGTTTCGATCGAGGTAGAGATTTAGTGACTGATGAATTATTGTGGGGTTCTGTTGCAGGTCCATTTCACTTTACCAGAATTGAAAGTTTTGCCCATGAAGTTTAA